Proteins co-encoded in one Cricetulus griseus strain 17A/GY chromosome 1 unlocalized genomic scaffold, alternate assembly CriGri-PICRH-1.0 chr1_1, whole genome shotgun sequence genomic window:
- the LOC100772688 gene encoding armadillo-like helical domain-containing protein 4 isoform X2: MELIYKIYLHDSVLCFTFPQDSITGTVNSFNLSTMSRSTLLHSSVSLCSILFLTLTTQCLAFQKVEKREIAKSHMETEKSREMSTADQENISFAPKHTPQQMSSEAPMVLSAGSSVMQLNKVTSVNKEHHHPGAELLNPNISDLHSSSEPVVSGSEEGHGPSQLERMSPERRLSKAMSIIAVSSPTSLNPHQEGPHSSSSIQPIREGITDVTHDFLKYVDNQLFITESQEAVSLGNIPLSYRKTKEMLTANPRTEKVQTDASKGMAAIPGVDSTTDTEPAGKRPSEKPGDNSQTTATIHLVATPENILNIDPTADSRLGDLKVTVSVSTAVPFSSVSSDEWDDTKFESVNLTETPDSGDNAETQVSTEPPHEVYESFEGAEGTLTSTKVNTVAPGLPEGETSLGTALIIALKEQRSTVYTHQVPFTPMTPTEEPEVSTMNLFPSAGGFTASTLEDRTTLFSKTMISTSQYETNTHQAVGNVLKDITQEMTMATQEPDPTLPLVTQEHFEVPRGSGEPEGGMPSPSPVSADVDDTELSRRWESLATPAPTTVVPLSLEIASSMEDIMDMITGPNEDFIPVLSSPVTPAEMTVEAPTISPALPPEGRTIPSINHPNTATSYGLEQLESEEVEDEEDEEDEEDEDEEEEGEEEDEADKEADTLYKDFDSDTELPGFTPPGITSQEPDIEPGSMALLEVATYQVPETMEWEQQNQGLVRSWMEKLKDKAGYMSGMLVPVGVGIAGALFILGALYSIKVMNRRRRNGFKRHKGKQREFNSMQDRVMLLADSSEDEF; the protein is encoded by the exons ATGGAGCTCATTTACAAAATCTATCTGCATGACAGTGTGCTATGCTTTACTTTTCCACAGGACTCAATCACTGGAACTGTCAACTCCTTCAACTTATCCACTATGAGCAGATCAACTCTGTTGCACagctctgtgtctttgtgtagcattCTCTTCCTCACCTTAACCACACAATGTCTAGCTTTCCAAAAAGTGGAAAAGAGGGAGATAGCAAAGTCTCATATGGAGACAGAGAAGTCCCGGGAGATGAGCACAGCTGACCAAGAAAACATCTCCTTTGCTCCAAAGCACACACCCCAGCAGATGTCCTCTGAAGCTCCCATGGTACTATCTGCAGGATCATCAGTGATGCAATTAAATAAAGTAACCTCTGTCAACAAAGAACACCATCATCCAGGAGCTGAGCTTCTGAATCCTAACATCTCTGACCTTCACTCTTCCAGTGAGCCAGTGGTCTCAGGCAGTGAAGAAGGGCATGGTCCCAGTCAGCTTGAAAGGATGTCTCCTGAACGCAGACTTTCAAAGGCCATGTCCATCATTGCTGTCTCTTCACCTACTTCTCTTAATCCTCACCAGGAGGGACCACATAGCAGTTCTAGCATCCAGCCCATTAGAGAAGGGATCACAGACGTAACACATGACTTCCTGAAGTATGTGGATAATCAGTTGTTTATCACTGAAAGTCAGGAAGCAGTTAGCTTGGGAAACATACCTTTATCCTatagaaaaaccaaagaaatgctAACTGCCAATCCAAGAACTGAGAAAGTTCAAACAGATGCATCCAAGGGGATGGCTGCCATTCCTGGTGTTGATTCTACAACAGACACAGAGCCTGCTGGGAAGAGGCCCTCAGAGAAACCAGGTGACAATTCCCAGACCACTGCCACCATACACTTGGTGGCAACCCCTGagaatattttgaatattgatCCAACAGCTGACAGTCGTCTGGGGGACCTCAAGGTCACAGTGAGTGTCAGCACAGCTgttccattttcttctgtctcaAGTGATGAGTGGGATGACACCAAATTTGAGAGTGTAAATCTCACAGAGACCCCTGATTCAGGAGACAATGCAGAGACTCAAGTGAGTACAGAGCCCCCACATGAAGTTTATGAGAGCTTTGAAGGGGCTGAGGGCACCCTCACTTCCACAAAAGTTAATACAGTGGCTCCAGGGCTGCCTGAAGGAGAAACATCCTTGGGAACAGCCCTGATAATTGCACTGAAGGAACAGAGATCAACTGTTTATACTCATCAAGTTCCCTTTACTCCCATGACTCCCACAGAAGAACCTGAAGTTTCCACTATGAACctgttcccaagtgctggaggcTTCACAGCATCCACTCTGGAGGATAGGACCACGCTTTTCTCAAAAACCATGATTTCTACCTCTCAATATGAGACCAACACACATCAGGCAGTAGGAAATGTGTTAAAAG ACATCACTCAAGAGATGACAATGGCTACTCAAGAACCAGACCCCACATTACCCTTGGTGACACAAGAGCATTTTGAGGTTCCCAGAGGCAGTGGGGAACCTGAAGGAGGCATGCCGTCCCCCTCTCCTGTGTCTGCTGATGTGGATGACACTGAGCTGTCCAGACGATGGGAGTCTCTGGCCACTCCAGCCCCCACCACTGTTGTCCCCTTGTCTCTTGAAATTGCCTCCTCTATGGAAG ACATAATGGACATGATCACTGGGCCAAATGAGGACTTCATACCAGTTTTGAGCTCTCCAGTGACACCCGCTGAAATGACTGTGGAAGCTCCCACAATTTCTCCAGCACTCCCACCTGAGGGAAGAACTATTCCGTCTATTAACCACCCAAATACGGCTACCTCCTATGGCCTGGAACAACTTGAATCTGAAG AGGTagaagatgaggaggatgaggaggatgaagaagatgaagatgaagaagaggagggtgaggaagaagatGAGGCAGACAAAGAAGCAGACACCTTGTATAAGGACTTCGACAGTGATACTGAGCTGCCAGGGTTTACTCCCCCGGGAATCACATCCCAGGAACCTGATATAGAGCCAGGAAGCATGGCCCTACTGGAGGTAGCAACCTACCAGGTGCCAGAAACCATGGAGTGGGAACAGCAGAATCAAGGCCTGG